One part of the Oligoflexus sp. genome encodes these proteins:
- a CDS encoding ISL3 family transposase, giving the protein MSLDNLARIILLPELQITEVKDTYGNTITMTCKKTSDFEVCPKCASKADRIYDHRNVRVKDEPLRSKSVFLLIRKRRFFCSTCRKPFMEPVPGIGKGRRTTYRFQASVCRAAELYSDLKSVQRTHRCSADTVYRATYSQLELNQRKRQYPLPAAIGIDEHSIRKPRFKGTIYATMIVDHKNRRVYELIEGRSRAELEPGLKKLKGCQNVKQVTLDLSPTYRALARNWFPNADLIADRFHVQRLFTKKVNRLRKRITGDKRSHPMRKLLLRNLEDLECHERRVVWQWLSHHPELKEMYEYKEAIRRFYRLRGYERAQTALGRICDLMGRSKQKEVRELRKVLLDWREEILNYHRHKGMSNGRVEGFNRKAKLCQRRAYGFKEFKNYRLRLLNLCA; this is encoded by the coding sequence ATGTCTTTGGACAATCTAGCACGGATCATTCTCCTTCCTGAACTGCAAATTACTGAAGTCAAAGACACCTACGGCAACACGATTACGATGACCTGCAAAAAGACTTCTGACTTCGAAGTCTGTCCAAAGTGCGCATCAAAGGCTGATAGAATTTACGACCATCGCAACGTGCGGGTCAAGGATGAGCCGCTGCGTTCAAAGAGTGTTTTTTTGCTGATTCGCAAGCGAAGATTTTTTTGCAGCACCTGTCGCAAGCCTTTTATGGAACCGGTCCCGGGAATTGGCAAAGGCCGACGTACGACTTATAGATTTCAGGCGAGCGTATGCCGTGCGGCCGAGCTTTATTCAGATCTCAAATCGGTCCAGAGAACCCATCGTTGCTCAGCAGATACCGTTTACAGGGCGACTTACAGTCAGCTTGAACTCAATCAACGTAAACGTCAGTATCCCTTGCCTGCTGCGATCGGGATCGACGAACATTCGATCCGCAAGCCCCGCTTCAAGGGCACCATCTATGCGACGATGATTGTGGATCATAAAAACCGGCGGGTCTATGAACTTATCGAAGGACGTTCACGGGCCGAGCTTGAGCCAGGACTGAAGAAGTTGAAAGGCTGTCAGAACGTAAAACAGGTCACCCTGGATCTTTCACCAACCTACCGGGCCCTTGCCAGGAACTGGTTTCCGAACGCGGATCTGATTGCGGATCGTTTTCATGTTCAAAGACTCTTCACAAAGAAAGTCAATCGGCTGCGCAAACGTATCACTGGAGATAAAAGATCACATCCGATGCGCAAGCTTCTTCTTCGCAACCTGGAGGATCTTGAATGCCATGAAAGACGTGTCGTCTGGCAATGGCTTTCGCATCATCCTGAGCTTAAGGAGATGTATGAATACAAGGAAGCCATTCGCCGTTTTTACAGGCTGCGTGGATACGAACGAGCTCAAACAGCATTGGGCAGGATCTGTGATCTGATGGGACGCTCGAAGCAGAAGGAGGTTCGCGAGCTCAGAAAAGTCCTGCTCGATTGGCGTGAGGAGATATTGAATTATCACCGACATAAAGGCATGAGCAACGGTCGCGTTGAGGGCTTTAATCGAAAGGCAAAGCTTTGCCAGAGAAGGGCTTACGGGTTCAAGGAGTTCAAAAACTATAGACTAAGGCTTTTGAATCTGTGCGCATGA
- a CDS encoding dGTP triphosphohydrolase, whose amino-acid sequence MTIKWMSEKRVTFKGIEASQTGLIDRSTFLRDYGSIIYRSQFRRQSFKTQVFLNPELDFPRTRLTHAIEVEQVGRQLARYFAGKIPERFSNVPDGFARDFEDLVAAASLAHDIGQAPFGHKGETVLNELMKDRVKGQETNHFEANKQNVRILLGSIARQPFGVTCALVDAVMKYKASSFESEAKKYPGHYCHEKGIVTQIFEENNTLRLRHPACYIMEAADDISYISGDIQDALKLGLITEGAAENILTNIQRLNPDFSFVSQTWAAILRECQSENDYAKVLTYVLRSLVKSCRTNLEGFIQSVSKGTDINELPALMDRYFSEKKCDLNILYANHSENLKETKKRIYKDHILMDSEIARNEILAEKVIRDLWNAASESLLKKDFEKQGLFKLMPVHVQNHIKAAHQNQDYESQKYQIVADYISGMTDRYAISIWRKIFDPSTLKFT is encoded by the coding sequence ATGACAATTAAATGGATGTCCGAGAAGCGCGTAACATTCAAGGGAATAGAGGCGTCGCAAACTGGTCTCATCGATCGCTCGACATTTTTAAGGGATTATGGCTCTATAATTTACCGATCTCAATTCCGACGCCAGTCGTTTAAAACCCAAGTATTCCTGAACCCTGAGCTTGATTTCCCAAGAACCCGCCTAACGCATGCTATCGAAGTGGAACAAGTTGGACGACAACTGGCAAGGTACTTTGCTGGAAAAATCCCAGAACGGTTCTCTAACGTTCCCGATGGTTTCGCGCGGGATTTTGAAGATCTGGTAGCCGCAGCATCCCTGGCACATGACATAGGGCAAGCGCCATTTGGGCACAAAGGTGAAACCGTCCTCAATGAACTCATGAAGGACAGAGTGAAAGGGCAAGAAACCAATCACTTTGAAGCCAACAAGCAAAACGTTCGCATCCTTCTGGGAAGTATTGCCAGACAACCATTCGGGGTGACTTGCGCCCTTGTAGATGCCGTAATGAAATACAAAGCGAGTTCCTTTGAATCAGAAGCAAAAAAATACCCAGGACACTATTGTCATGAAAAGGGTATAGTCACTCAGATTTTTGAAGAGAACAATACGCTCCGACTGCGGCATCCAGCCTGTTACATCATGGAGGCGGCAGATGATATTTCGTACATTTCTGGCGACATTCAAGACGCATTGAAACTCGGTTTAATAACTGAAGGCGCAGCCGAGAACATTCTGACCAATATCCAACGTCTCAATCCTGACTTTAGTTTCGTCAGCCAAACCTGGGCCGCAATCCTTAGGGAGTGTCAAAGCGAGAATGATTATGCAAAAGTCTTAACTTACGTTCTTCGATCTCTGGTAAAATCGTGCCGAACCAATCTTGAAGGATTTATTCAGTCGGTATCCAAAGGCACCGACATCAATGAGCTACCAGCCTTGATGGACAGATACTTCAGTGAGAAAAAATGTGATCTGAATATATTGTATGCAAATCATTCTGAAAATCTCAAAGAAACCAAGAAGAGAATATATAAAGACCATATTTTGATGGATTCAGAAATCGCCAGAAATGAGATTCTGGCAGAAAAAGTCATCCGCGACTTGTGGAATGCTGCATCGGAAAGCCTCCTAAAGAAGGACTTTGAAAAACAAGGTCTCTTCAAACTAATGCCCGTCCATGTTCAAAACCACATCAAAGCCGCTCATCAGAATCAAGACTATGAAAGTCAAAAATATCAGATCGTAGCTGACTATATTTCTGGAATGACAGACCGCTATGCAATCAGCATATGGCGTAAGATATTTGATCCCTCTACGCTTAAATTCACCTAG
- a CDS encoding HNH endonuclease signature motif containing protein yields MKTTKSGFTEAQRLQFRAKLMEMVVAFSEETKHPPEAVVLELRYFHEGASNPYRTNASAKDKKASLEFHQNKCQGAECGCSLVGKEIHYHHKKRGFPGQHEPENLVPMCIECHDKTHGASKGSLSKGSMKRSK; encoded by the coding sequence ATGAAAACCACTAAGTCGGGTTTCACTGAAGCGCAGCGCTTACAGTTCAGAGCAAAATTGATGGAAATGGTCGTGGCATTTTCGGAGGAAACAAAACACCCACCCGAGGCTGTAGTTCTTGAACTTCGCTATTTTCATGAGGGAGCGTCTAATCCCTATCGGACAAATGCTTCAGCCAAGGATAAAAAGGCAAGCCTGGAATTCCACCAAAACAAATGTCAGGGAGCCGAATGTGGATGTTCTTTGGTGGGAAAGGAAATCCACTACCATCATAAGAAACGTGGTTTCCCAGGGCAGCACGAACCAGAGAACTTGGTGCCAATGTGTATTGAATGCCACGATAAAACTCATGGCGCATCAAAAGGCAGCCTATCAAAGGGATCTATGAAACGCTCGAAGTAG
- a CDS encoding Fic family protein codes for MIRLIELQSREVEGLNRRAIEDVHRKDPACKQQHRLVRAGDLSGCLAGIFYQSQAGYMHLPIERMAGLLLYRIAEGQFFMDGNKRTAIFAAWFFLANNGYSLYMDENRLNKRPNHRSCEIF; via the coding sequence ATGATAAGGCTCATCGAACTCCAGTCCCGGGAGGTGGAAGGCCTGAACCGCCGAGCAATTGAGGATGTGCACCGAAAAGACCCTGCTTGCAAACAGCAGCATAGGCTTGTAAGAGCCGGGGATTTGAGTGGCTGTCTTGCGGGGATTTTCTATCAGTCGCAAGCAGGATATATGCATCTGCCAATTGAGAGAATGGCTGGACTTTTGTTGTATCGAATCGCAGAGGGCCAATTCTTCATGGATGGTAACAAACGCACGGCTATCTTTGCTGCTTGGTTTTTTCTGGCTAACAATGGCTATTCGCTCTATATGGACGAAAACCGCCTGAACAAAAGACCCAATCACAGGTCTTGCGAAATATTCTGA
- a CDS encoding 7TM diverse intracellular signaling domain-containing protein: MLRILLPPALLLWGLVWFTSRSSHQRNHTAPRAVSGVLDLSQWDFSVDGAISLDGEWLFFWNQFLTESVASRDWAELQNEAVGIKIPGFFADARSAQGEPLPMQGYGTFLLRVKGSAKQILPSLSRTRLHASSRILVFNVADPVATRNVINQGQPGVDSEHSIPYIQTLPPTHLTIRNTEDFYVLIQMSNFHFSKGGISPAPVLNEMHQEIEEALQERTLSTIISGIILALAFYNLTFFMRNRRDKASLYLCIFCVIVVWRSLCPLFFDGPGQFNLDVQYKTFYSSMVLPLIFITGFLRETFASHLSLRAFLTLTLVCLLYGAFVFLTPTGVFSRTAFLGQIILLSGCAMVVITAARAAWSRELGGVFSLIGCFCLVGATTLDVLIARGILPGSIVNTQYGLAIFLFMQSQIVGIRFASAFRTAEHLSRQLRDEVDRQTRDIKSILSSIRQGIFSLRASNSKSDDQTSAYLEQLLARSDVTDRTIDELLLDSSNLTADEKNQVREAIRACLGEDVLSFGLNEGNLVKEISLTIPQAALDRILEVDWAPILDKSQKIEKLLVSIRDVTDIRGFQREAQQKDRDLRMLLEVLNVPEDRFQRFTKQARSFIEENRTLLLDASAMGHELLKRLFVNMHTLKGGARSYQLKSLADASHMVEQTYVELRQDLSRWNKESLLFEIDQLEFILQTYLKLAEEKLGWDLEQRDIRMSKRVVERAINQLELIQTGHLDHTEQDALNTTRSLLVTHCSVRLSHIVDELKPGLDSMARDLGKHMPSILIDEGEVWLMEKAGDVLHSCLLHLFRNAMDHGLEKPDERLLAGKDPTGHIKFRVSCEADGLVIYFADDGRGMNLKRILEKGVERGLISEDTQDPRIIADLIVQPGFSTKDEVSEISGRGVGMDAVRTFLQDQGGWLFIELLDVKDPEHVAFTLKMVLPRALYVDMSLAKVV, encoded by the coding sequence ATGTTACGCATTTTGCTGCCACCTGCACTGCTCCTTTGGGGATTGGTGTGGTTCACGTCGCGGTCGTCCCATCAGAGGAACCACACAGCGCCCCGTGCTGTGAGCGGAGTCCTGGACCTCAGCCAGTGGGACTTTTCCGTGGATGGGGCTATCAGTCTCGATGGAGAATGGCTCTTCTTTTGGAATCAATTTCTGACGGAGAGTGTGGCGTCACGGGATTGGGCCGAGCTTCAAAACGAGGCCGTAGGCATCAAAATACCAGGATTTTTTGCGGATGCTCGCAGTGCCCAAGGCGAGCCCTTGCCCATGCAAGGATATGGCACTTTTCTTCTGCGCGTGAAAGGCAGCGCGAAGCAAATTTTACCAAGCCTATCACGGACGCGCCTCCACGCCAGCTCCCGCATTCTCGTTTTCAATGTCGCGGATCCTGTCGCCACACGCAATGTCATCAACCAGGGGCAGCCGGGGGTGGATTCAGAGCATTCCATTCCGTATATCCAGACTCTGCCGCCGACCCATCTCACGATTCGGAATACGGAAGATTTTTATGTGCTTATTCAGATGAGCAACTTCCATTTTTCCAAAGGAGGGATTTCACCGGCCCCGGTCCTGAATGAAATGCATCAGGAAATCGAAGAGGCTTTGCAGGAACGCACGCTTTCCACGATCATCAGCGGCATCATCCTGGCCTTGGCCTTCTATAACCTTACATTTTTCATGCGAAACCGCCGGGATAAGGCCAGTCTTTATCTTTGCATCTTTTGCGTGATCGTCGTCTGGAGAAGCCTTTGCCCGCTCTTTTTCGATGGACCTGGACAGTTCAATCTGGATGTCCAGTACAAGACTTTCTATAGCTCGATGGTTTTGCCTCTTATTTTCATCACGGGATTTCTACGCGAAACTTTCGCGTCACACCTTTCGCTCCGTGCGTTTCTAACCCTGACGCTGGTCTGCCTCCTCTATGGAGCCTTTGTCTTTCTGACTCCGACAGGTGTATTTTCCAGGACGGCTTTCCTTGGGCAAATCATCCTTCTCAGCGGATGTGCCATGGTTGTGATCACTGCGGCCCGGGCCGCCTGGTCGCGCGAGCTCGGAGGAGTATTCTCGCTGATTGGCTGTTTCTGTCTCGTCGGCGCGACGACTCTTGATGTCCTGATCGCGCGGGGCATCCTGCCGGGATCCATCGTGAACACACAGTATGGTCTCGCCATCTTCCTTTTCATGCAGAGTCAGATCGTGGGGATTCGCTTCGCTTCGGCGTTTCGGACAGCTGAGCATCTGAGCCGCCAGCTCCGCGACGAAGTCGATCGCCAGACTCGGGATATCAAATCCATACTGAGCAGCATTCGACAAGGGATATTTTCCCTACGCGCCTCCAATTCGAAATCGGATGATCAAACTTCAGCCTATCTTGAGCAGCTGCTCGCCAGGAGTGATGTCACGGATCGGACGATCGACGAGCTGCTTTTGGATTCCAGCAATCTGACCGCTGACGAGAAAAATCAAGTCCGCGAGGCTATCCGAGCCTGCCTGGGCGAGGACGTTCTCAGTTTTGGATTGAATGAAGGCAACCTTGTCAAAGAAATCAGCCTCACCATCCCCCAGGCCGCGCTGGACCGGATTCTTGAAGTGGACTGGGCGCCTATCCTGGACAAGAGTCAGAAAATCGAGAAGCTCCTGGTGAGCATTCGGGATGTCACGGATATTCGAGGATTTCAGCGCGAGGCCCAGCAAAAGGATCGGGATCTTCGCATGCTGCTGGAAGTGCTGAATGTGCCGGAAGACCGCTTTCAGCGCTTTACGAAGCAGGCTCGCAGTTTCATTGAAGAGAACAGGACCCTGCTGCTGGATGCAAGCGCGATGGGGCATGAACTTCTCAAACGGCTCTTTGTTAATATGCACACTTTGAAAGGCGGTGCTCGCAGTTATCAACTGAAGAGCCTCGCCGATGCCAGCCATATGGTTGAACAGACTTATGTCGAACTCCGGCAGGACTTGAGCCGCTGGAACAAAGAATCTCTGCTTTTTGAGATTGATCAGCTGGAATTCATTCTTCAAACCTATCTTAAGCTGGCTGAAGAAAAGCTTGGATGGGATTTGGAGCAACGTGATATCCGAATGTCGAAGCGAGTCGTCGAGCGGGCCATCAATCAGCTGGAACTGATTCAAACCGGGCATCTGGATCATACGGAACAGGACGCTCTCAATACAACCCGAAGCCTCCTGGTGACGCATTGTTCGGTTCGCCTCTCGCACATCGTCGATGAGCTGAAACCCGGTTTGGATTCCATGGCGCGTGATCTGGGCAAACACATGCCGAGCATTCTCATCGACGAGGGCGAGGTCTGGTTGATGGAGAAAGCCGGTGATGTTCTGCATAGCTGTCTCCTCCATCTGTTCCGTAACGCCATGGATCATGGTCTGGAAAAGCCGGACGAGCGCCTCCTTGCTGGCAAAGACCCGACGGGACATATCAAGTTCCGTGTCTCGTGCGAGGCCGACGGCCTCGTGATTTACTTCGCGGATGATGGCCGCGGGATGAACTTAAAACGCATCCTGGAGAAAGGCGTCGAGCGAGGCCTCATATCAGAAGATACTCAGGATCCCAGGATCATAGCCGACCTGATCGTGCAGCCAGGATTTTCCACCAAAGATGAAGTCAGCGAAATCTCCGGTCGTGGTGTTGGAATGGACGCCGTTCGCACATTCCTGCAGGACCAGGGCGGTTGGCTTTTTATTGAGCTTCTGGATGTCAAGGATCCCGAGCACGTGGCGTTTACTTTGAAGATGGTCCTGCCGCGAGCGCTTTATGTGGATATGTCTCTCGCCAAAGTCGTATAG
- a CDS encoding ATP-binding protein, giving the protein MESQEPISSPSAAALLRPMKHQILADFTETLQAHSIPASCLAPALPELLDCLLDALDHEDHRECVPPPAWMKLPLASLISELSLLRAVLSRFLPGRIMSDRMHRFLDRYLEAAAATHEHIEHATQQRLFDFFQLVPTPVCILSGAEKLITFANHAYESFIGRSVLGKTLDEIFAPDELKYYLPIIENVYCSGMPCYANEVAVPPSLDPRGQFRWVDISYFPLGEAGAPAHGVIAVHYDVTDRVVNRTKRERSEKRLRQTEEQLHRAMKVSKVGFFDWDLQQDVIHLNRQMRLDWGTEAETLTPDELESMIHPDDREATHVEGRRAVMHREPYAAQCRVIRPSDGRLVWIEVQGEITCDDENKPLRFFGTSRNITERKEAELKLAAEKHKFEVIFRDSPAPMALWKGPDFIFELVNPQFEFFFQNRKFVGKPLTEAMPELINQPIVDILRRVFETGETFTAHEFQSRFSRSLGGPLEDCFVDFSVTRIHDAEGKPYGVFSHSINVTDKVKARDEARAASLSKSHFLANMSHEIRTPLAAILGFSALLRDPNLPESEREVFVDTIVRNGQALTRIIDDILDLAKVEAGRLEMDVLDFSLPTLIQDVLALLKERAHEKHLLLTADIRPGVPERIASDPLRLRQILVNLVSNAVKFTPKGRVDLIIEAARTADQWRLKIEVRDTGIGLTAEQSARLFQPFTQADQTTMRKFGGTGLGLALSQRLAEALGGRISIPYTEPEKGSIFCVEFSAHEAQTTEDQAQSPAPVPLDSVQLRGLRVLAVDDSPDNLFLVKSFLARSGALVATAANGVHAIELAMSQAYDIILLDIQMPEMDGYQAIQILRERGFHRPIVALTAHAMADERQHTQRAGFDAHLTKPLDALDLVATVARLAHPAANFMENIQF; this is encoded by the coding sequence ATGGAATCGCAAGAGCCCATCAGCAGTCCAAGTGCTGCCGCGCTTCTGCGGCCGATGAAGCACCAGATTCTAGCCGATTTTACCGAGACGCTGCAGGCGCACAGCATTCCAGCGTCGTGCCTTGCGCCTGCTCTCCCTGAGCTGCTCGATTGTCTGCTTGACGCTTTGGATCATGAGGATCACCGTGAATGTGTGCCTCCTCCTGCCTGGATGAAGCTGCCTTTGGCGTCTCTCATCAGCGAACTCAGCCTTCTGAGGGCTGTGCTGAGCCGTTTCCTTCCAGGACGTATCATGAGCGATCGCATGCATCGCTTTCTGGACCGTTATCTGGAGGCTGCTGCTGCCACCCATGAGCACATCGAACACGCTACTCAGCAGCGTTTGTTTGATTTTTTCCAGCTCGTTCCCACGCCGGTCTGCATTTTGTCCGGTGCTGAAAAACTTATCACATTTGCCAATCATGCTTATGAAAGTTTCATCGGCCGCTCTGTTTTGGGCAAGACCCTTGATGAAATTTTTGCGCCAGATGAGCTGAAGTATTACCTGCCCATCATCGAAAACGTCTATTGCTCCGGCATGCCCTGCTATGCGAACGAGGTGGCCGTTCCACCATCCCTTGATCCCCGAGGCCAGTTCCGTTGGGTGGATATCAGTTATTTCCCGCTCGGCGAGGCGGGTGCGCCGGCTCATGGCGTGATCGCCGTGCATTATGATGTGACCGATAGGGTCGTGAATCGCACGAAGCGTGAGCGCAGCGAAAAAAGGCTCAGGCAGACCGAAGAGCAGCTCCATCGGGCGATGAAGGTTTCCAAGGTTGGTTTCTTTGATTGGGATCTGCAGCAGGATGTAATTCATCTGAATCGACAGATGCGGCTCGACTGGGGAACCGAGGCCGAGACTCTGACGCCGGATGAGCTGGAAAGTATGATCCATCCGGACGATCGTGAGGCCACTCATGTCGAAGGTCGGCGGGCTGTGATGCATCGTGAGCCTTATGCGGCCCAGTGCCGGGTCATAAGACCTTCGGATGGGCGTTTGGTCTGGATCGAGGTGCAGGGTGAAATCACCTGCGATGATGAAAACAAGCCTCTGCGTTTTTTCGGAACGTCACGCAATATCACCGAACGGAAAGAAGCCGAGCTGAAGCTCGCCGCGGAGAAACATAAATTTGAAGTGATTTTCCGCGATTCGCCAGCGCCGATGGCGCTTTGGAAAGGGCCTGATTTTATTTTCGAACTGGTCAATCCGCAGTTCGAGTTTTTTTTCCAAAATCGAAAATTTGTCGGAAAGCCCTTGACCGAAGCGATGCCGGAGCTGATCAACCAGCCCATCGTCGACATTCTGCGCCGGGTTTTTGAAACCGGCGAAACCTTCACGGCCCATGAATTTCAATCCAGGTTCTCCCGCTCACTGGGTGGGCCCCTGGAAGACTGCTTCGTGGATTTCAGCGTAACGCGCATCCATGATGCCGAAGGCAAGCCCTATGGTGTCTTCAGTCATTCGATCAATGTCACGGATAAGGTGAAGGCCCGGGATGAAGCGCGGGCCGCGAGTCTTTCCAAGAGCCATTTTCTCGCCAACATGAGCCATGAGATCCGCACGCCCCTGGCGGCGATCCTGGGCTTCAGCGCGCTGCTTCGCGACCCCAATCTGCCTGAGTCCGAGCGGGAAGTTTTTGTGGATACCATCGTCCGCAACGGCCAGGCTCTGACGCGCATCATTGATGATATTTTGGATCTGGCCAAGGTCGAGGCCGGGCGCCTGGAAATGGATGTGCTCGATTTCTCGCTGCCGACGCTGATTCAGGACGTCCTCGCGCTTCTTAAAGAGCGCGCGCATGAAAAGCATCTTCTTCTGACGGCCGATATCAGGCCCGGTGTTCCTGAACGCATTGCGTCGGATCCCCTGCGTTTAAGGCAGATCCTGGTCAACCTCGTGAGCAATGCCGTGAAGTTCACTCCGAAAGGTCGCGTGGATCTGATTATCGAGGCGGCGCGAACTGCTGACCAGTGGCGCCTCAAGATCGAGGTCCGTGATACCGGCATCGGCCTGACTGCGGAGCAGAGCGCGCGACTGTTTCAACCGTTTACGCAGGCCGATCAGACGACGATGCGAAAATTCGGAGGCACGGGCCTTGGTCTGGCTCTTTCGCAGAGGCTCGCCGAGGCATTGGGTGGGCGCATCAGCATTCCCTATACGGAACCGGAGAAAGGTTCGATCTTCTGCGTGGAATTCTCGGCCCATGAAGCGCAGACCACCGAGGATCAGGCCCAAAGCCCTGCACCCGTGCCGCTTGATTCGGTTCAGTTGCGGGGCCTGCGTGTGCTGGCCGTCGATGATTCGCCGGACAATCTTTTCCTGGTCAAAAGTTTTCTGGCTCGCAGCGGGGCTCTCGTGGCCACGGCCGCCAATGGCGTTCACGCGATTGAACTGGCCATGTCACAGGCCTATGACATTATCCTGCTCGATATCCAGATGCCCGAGATGGACGGCTACCAAGCGATTCAAATCCTCCGCGAGCGCGGCTTTCACAGGCCGATTGTGGCTCTGACGGCGCATGCCATGGCCGATGAACGGCAGCATACCCAGAGGGCCGGCTTCGATGCGCATCTCACCAAACCTCTGGATGCTCTTGACCTTGTGGCGACCGTAGCCCGCCTCGCGCATCCGGCTGCGAACTTCATGGAAAATATTCAGTTCTGA